In Nitrosophilus alvini, the following are encoded in one genomic region:
- a CDS encoding DUF4921 family protein, producing the protein MPDIRYDPLKNRYSVFSPQRALRPHAGYAKKREKRDYISPFEWGNEHMTPPEIFAIRDDDSRPDTPGWKIRVIPNAYSALEKSENHKKERECIYLHMGGYGYHEIVVETPDKFKQFEDFTIDEVSLLFWVFQKRASFLYTDKNIEYVQIFKNCGEEAGSSILHSHSQIIALPYIPSLTKRMLFQSKEYFSKFGKCLLCDEVECETGEKKRVVYENEKYIVYSPYASFFPYEMRVVSKLHSSDFIKIEKKSLDMLSDAVLSAIVALRRSIADVSYNIIMHILPKSEKDAYKFFHWHVEIVPRLNVWGGFEIGSGSAINSVLPEEAARELKTFARI; encoded by the coding sequence ATGCCGGATATAAGATATGATCCCTTAAAAAACAGATATTCTGTTTTTTCGCCGCAAAGAGCGCTTAGGCCACATGCAGGTTATGCAAAAAAGAGAGAGAAGAGAGATTATATCTCTCCTTTTGAGTGGGGAAATGAGCATATGACCCCTCCGGAAATTTTTGCAATAAGAGATGATGACAGCAGACCAGATACTCCGGGATGGAAAATTAGAGTCATTCCAAACGCATACTCGGCTCTTGAAAAAAGCGAGAACCATAAAAAAGAAAGAGAGTGTATATATTTACATATGGGAGGATACGGCTATCATGAGATTGTTGTAGAAACTCCGGATAAATTCAAACAGTTTGAAGATTTCACCATTGATGAGGTTTCACTTCTTTTTTGGGTATTTCAAAAAAGAGCCAGCTTTTTGTATACAGACAAAAATATAGAGTATGTACAGATATTCAAGAACTGCGGGGAAGAGGCAGGAAGCTCCATATTGCACTCCCACTCTCAGATAATTGCACTGCCCTATATTCCCTCTTTGACAAAAAGAATGCTCTTTCAGAGTAAAGAATATTTCAGTAAATTTGGAAAATGTCTGCTGTGTGATGAGGTTGAGTGTGAAACAGGTGAGAAAAAAAGGGTTGTATATGAAAATGAAAAGTATATAGTTTACTCTCCTTATGCATCCTTTTTCCCTTATGAAATGAGGGTAGTATCCAAACTTCATTCTTCCGATTTTATAAAAATAGAGAAAAAATCTTTAGATATGCTCTCAGATGCGGTTTTGAGTGCGATTGTTGCACTCAGAAGAAGCATAGCCGATGTTTCTTATAATATAATTATGCATATACTGCCAAAAAGTGAAAAAGATGCTTATAAATTTTTCCATTGGCATGTGGAAATCGTTCCGAGACTGAATGTGTGGGGAGGCTTTGAGATCGGGAGCGGCTCTGCTATAAACAGTGTTCTTCCGGAAGAGGCTGCTAGAGAGTTGAAAACCTTTGCAAGGATATAG
- a CDS encoding DUF6781 family protein: MQKDKLLEDLAKTDDLKDYVENLVKDAKKEKEEKIEELLKEKDRIEHEIDLQKEQIKHILNDVFETLEEIASELEEEKREILLKSLEESKLRSLEFLGILKETTEAAILTVLEKGEDVEDTIREITKNITFESLSENRLDLKHIEDVSKTILTVSAEIAAVSLNYSDEILKGSVYGVKQGVAKSIAKFKESLEFTPIEAREMIVTNYEKIIEDLEKVEDLYSHTIKNVALKADVSVRNKLLKLAEEMERNLTRLASEANEAIETLKTTFSEFAKEAASKSTVLKEKAEEAKKLGLRAFSTAKAAVEGAIKGAKEAIAKEQKDDKER, from the coding sequence ATGCAAAAAGATAAACTACTTGAAGATTTGGCAAAAACGGATGATTTGAAAGATTATGTGGAAAATTTGGTAAAAGATGCCAAAAAGGAGAAAGAAGAAAAAATTGAAGAGCTTTTAAAAGAAAAAGATAGAATCGAACACGAAATAGATCTGCAGAAGGAGCAGATAAAACATATTTTAAATGATGTTTTCGAAACTCTCGAAGAGATCGCATCAGAACTTGAAGAAGAAAAAAGGGAGATTTTGCTGAAATCTCTTGAGGAGAGTAAATTACGTAGTCTGGAGTTTCTTGGCATTTTGAAAGAGACAACCGAGGCTGCCATTTTAACGGTTCTTGAAAAGGGTGAAGATGTTGAGGATACTATAAGAGAGATAACAAAAAATATAACTTTTGAATCGTTAAGCGAAAACAGGCTTGATCTAAAACATATTGAGGATGTTTCAAAAACGATTTTAACGGTATCGGCAGAAATTGCTGCAGTATCGCTTAATTATAGTGATGAAATTCTCAAAGGAAGCGTGTACGGAGTAAAACAAGGAGTTGCAAAAAGTATCGCAAAATTCAAAGAATCACTCGAGTTTACACCGATAGAAGCAAGAGAGATGATTGTAACAAACTATGAAAAAATAATAGAAGATTTGGAAAAAGTGGAAGACTTATACTCCCATACGATTAAAAACGTGGCTTTGAAAGCGGATGTAAGTGTCAGAAACAAACTGCTTAAACTCGCGGAGGAGATGGAAAGAAATCTAACAAGGCTGGCCAGCGAAGCAAATGAAGCGATAGAGACACTTAAAACGACATTTTCAGAATTTGCAAAAGAGGCCGCTTCTAAAAGTACTGTTTTAAAAGAGAAGGCCGAAGAGGCAAAAAAACTGGGCTTAAGAGCTTTCTCAACGGCAAAGGCAGCTGTGGAAGGAGCAATAAAAGGGGCTAAAGAGGCTATAGCAAAGGAGCAGAAGGATGATAAAGAGAGATAG
- a CDS encoding BON domain-containing protein → MIKRDSLLAGIVASALMISTLNAASFEDINKTTQELLKEAYEMMKKSQEIIESFTLKEQKAIPSTKSGFQLYYKKIENEAPVEKRSDILIITQIKYRLLAKKEIASGNILVTANDGKVQLFGKVASKEQAEEVISTALTVAGVKEVESFLIVIEPSVVTL, encoded by the coding sequence ATGATAAAGAGAGATAGTCTCCTTGCGGGTATAGTCGCATCGGCTCTTATGATATCGACTTTAAACGCCGCCTCTTTCGAAGACATCAATAAAACCACCCAGGAACTTTTGAAAGAGGCATATGAGATGATGAAAAAGTCTCAGGAGATAATAGAGTCGTTTACCCTTAAAGAGCAAAAAGCGATTCCCTCAACAAAAAGCGGCTTTCAACTCTATTATAAAAAAATAGAAAATGAAGCACCTGTAGAAAAAAGAAGTGATATATTGATAATTACTCAGATAAAATACAGACTGCTTGCCAAAAAAGAGATAGCTTCCGGCAATATTCTTGTAACCGCAAATGATGGGAAAGTTCAGCTGTTTGGAAAAGTGGCTTCAAAAGAGCAGGCCGAAGAGGTAATATCCACAGCCCTCACAGTTGCAGGAGTAAAAGAAGTGGAATCTTTTTTGATTGTTATCGAACCCTCCGTAGTTACGTTATAG
- a CDS encoding patatin-like phospholipase family protein, whose translation MKKTVSLALGSGGARGYAHIGAINELVNNGYKIEAISGSSMGALIGGLYACGKLEEYKNWVLTLDFIDVIKLLDISFAPSGLIKGDKVFEHLEKMIGDILIEELPLKYTAVATDLINQKEIWLQEGKLIDAIRASIAIPSFFTPKEINERVLIDGGITNPLPIAPVMSEMSDIIVAINLNSNKPVKKIRISKEEKEKKEKAKSFFESLLENAREKVKEAKQKSKEELNYLTIISKSMDMMQNILTNYRIAGYKPDILIEIPKSSCDFYEFHRAEEMIKIGKEIAKEAIKDYEKLLSH comes from the coding sequence ATGAAAAAAACCGTCTCACTGGCTCTGGGCAGCGGAGGAGCAAGAGGATATGCACATATAGGCGCAATAAATGAACTTGTAAATAATGGCTATAAGATAGAGGCTATTAGCGGCTCATCAATGGGTGCGCTCATAGGCGGCCTTTATGCCTGCGGGAAACTCGAAGAGTATAAAAACTGGGTTCTAACACTCGATTTTATAGACGTAATAAAACTGCTTGATATCTCTTTTGCCCCTTCGGGACTTATAAAAGGTGATAAAGTTTTCGAACATCTGGAAAAAATGATAGGAGATATACTCATAGAGGAGCTTCCCTTAAAATATACCGCTGTCGCTACGGACCTTATTAACCAAAAAGAGATCTGGCTGCAGGAAGGAAAGCTTATAGACGCTATCCGTGCATCCATTGCCATTCCCTCTTTTTTCACACCAAAAGAGATAAACGAAAGAGTTCTCATAGACGGAGGCATAACAAATCCTCTGCCAATAGCTCCTGTAATGTCAGAAATGTCTGATATCATCGTAGCCATAAATCTCAACAGTAATAAACCAGTAAAAAAAATCCGTATCTCCAAAGAAGAGAAAGAGAAAAAAGAGAAAGCGAAAAGTTTTTTTGAATCACTTCTTGAAAATGCCAGGGAGAAAGTCAAAGAAGCAAAACAGAAATCAAAAGAGGAGCTGAATTATCTTACTATTATTTCAAAATCGATGGATATGATGCAAAATATCCTTACAAACTACAGGATTGCAGGATATAAACCCGATATCCTCATAGAGATACCGAAAAGCAGTTGCGATTTTTACGAATTTCATAGAGCCGAAGAGATGATAAAGATAGGAAAAGAGATCGCAAAAGAGGCTATAAAAGATTACGAAAAACTATTATCTCACTGA
- a CDS encoding hydantoinase B/oxoprolinase family protein: MLRIAIDRGGTFTDIYAEFGEKKIIKKVLSNSPFYKDSCSYAIKEVLKEIYKKEFEKIDPSMFEWIRMGTTIATNALLERKGADTALVITKGFRDTLVIGYQDRPDIFALDIKKPEVLYKEVIEINERVLPQKGGFRVETRLDEKEVEEKLSKISSKSVAVAFLHSYGFDGHEKEVKKIAARLGFENITLSSEVMPLVKIVDRADTAVVDAYLTPLLKKYIKNFKKEFSKDPGSKLLFMQSNGGLCLSEEFRGANSLLSGPAGGVTALSAIYEGTPIIGFDMGGTSTDVCRFDGEIGIKFEDTINGIRIKYPQVDIHTVAAGGGSRLFYKNRMFEVGPESAGSYPGPVCYRFGGFLAITDANLVTGRILPERFPKIFGKNRNEPLDIDASKKEFEKLRRDVGLDMSIEEIAEGFIEVANENMAKAIKEVTASYGFAPENHILCSFGGAGGQHAVSVARKLGIKKVFIHKDAGILSAVGIAYADIIKEYSKSVDVYLDEFDEKVFEELERKAVKELERYENIEFKRYMFLKYEGTDTSLQIEADNEAKKSFEQVHKRVFGFVMDRKIVVEAVRLVALVKTEKPKRDQIEFSSAPPQPLDKTKIFFKGEWIEADVYDLSLLKASQKIAGCAVILQDTSTIFVEPGCEAVITKHGDIEIMIRDLSQENRGKGFFAIQTALLSKRFAYVAAKMGDVLKKTAVSTNIKERFDFSCAIFDKDGNLVSNAPHIPVHLGSMSSVVKSLIQKYSRFEKGDLFISNAPYEGGSHLPDITVCAPFIENGRVLFWTAARGHHADIGGSVPGSMPPFSKSLFEEGAVIESFRIVQKGIFKEERLIDILNRAGARKIADNISDVKAQISAAREGIEGVLAIMEEFGQKRVLEYMEDIQKISEEACRNFLKNRRKKLKAYDFMDDGSRIFLEIDIDEEGGALFDFSKSDIEVFSNQNTPPSVVRSAVMYALRVMLKEEIPLNDGILRPIRINLRQNSILNPSKEAAVVGGNVTTSQRIVDVLLRAFDAAAASQGCMNNITFGDSSFGYYETVAGGAGATPLSNGADAVHTHMTNTRITDTEVIERRYPVIIREFSVREGSGGKGHHSGGDGVIREMEFLKELDFSILSERRVFRPFGLKGGQSGKRGKNILIRDGKSYNLTSKTLIKVKKGDRVRILTPGGGGYGKIL, encoded by the coding sequence ATGCTTAGGATTGCTATAGACAGAGGCGGAACTTTTACCGATATATATGCCGAGTTTGGCGAAAAAAAGATAATAAAGAAAGTATTGTCTAATTCTCCTTTTTATAAAGATTCCTGCAGTTATGCGATAAAAGAGGTTTTAAAAGAGATCTACAAAAAAGAGTTTGAAAAGATTGACCCATCAATGTTTGAATGGATAAGAATGGGGACGACTATCGCCACAAACGCTCTGTTGGAAAGAAAAGGTGCCGATACGGCTCTCGTAATTACGAAAGGTTTTCGTGACACTCTTGTTATCGGCTATCAGGACAGACCCGATATCTTTGCTCTTGATATTAAAAAGCCGGAAGTGCTTTACAAAGAGGTAATCGAGATAAATGAGAGAGTATTGCCCCAAAAAGGCGGCTTCAGGGTTGAAACCCGACTTGACGAAAAAGAGGTTGAGGAGAAACTTTCGAAAATCTCTTCAAAAAGTGTTGCGGTTGCGTTTCTTCACAGTTACGGATTTGACGGACATGAAAAAGAGGTAAAAAAGATAGCCGCAAGGCTTGGATTTGAAAATATTACGCTTTCATCCGAAGTGATGCCTCTTGTGAAGATTGTAGACAGAGCCGATACGGCAGTTGTTGATGCATATCTTACCCCGCTGCTTAAAAAGTATATAAAAAATTTCAAGAAAGAGTTTTCAAAAGACCCTGGTTCCAAGCTTCTTTTCATGCAGTCAAACGGGGGGCTATGTCTTTCTGAAGAGTTCAGGGGTGCAAACTCACTTTTAAGCGGCCCTGCAGGAGGGGTCACGGCTCTGTCAGCCATTTACGAAGGGACTCCTATTATCGGTTTTGATATGGGAGGTACAAGTACGGACGTATGCAGATTTGATGGGGAGATAGGGATAAAGTTTGAAGATACGATAAACGGGATACGTATAAAGTATCCGCAGGTAGATATCCATACGGTTGCCGCAGGAGGAGGGAGCAGGCTTTTTTATAAAAACCGTATGTTTGAAGTCGGACCCGAGAGTGCCGGTTCGTATCCAGGTCCAGTCTGCTATCGTTTTGGAGGATTTCTTGCCATAACAGACGCAAATTTGGTTACAGGCAGGATTTTGCCGGAGCGTTTTCCGAAAATTTTCGGAAAAAACCGAAATGAGCCGCTCGATATCGATGCTTCAAAGAAGGAGTTTGAGAAACTGAGAAGAGATGTCGGTCTGGATATGAGTATAGAGGAGATTGCCGAAGGTTTTATAGAGGTGGCAAACGAAAATATGGCAAAGGCGATAAAAGAGGTGACAGCTTCTTACGGATTTGCTCCCGAAAACCATATTCTATGCTCTTTTGGAGGCGCAGGAGGGCAGCACGCCGTATCTGTTGCCAGAAAACTCGGGATAAAAAAGGTTTTTATCCACAAGGATGCGGGTATTCTCTCTGCCGTTGGTATAGCATATGCGGACATAATAAAAGAGTATTCGAAAAGTGTTGATGTATATCTTGATGAATTTGACGAAAAAGTTTTTGAAGAGCTTGAAAGAAAAGCTGTAAAAGAGCTTGAGAGATACGAAAATATAGAGTTTAAAAGATATATGTTTTTGAAATACGAAGGAACGGATACATCTTTGCAGATAGAAGCTGACAATGAAGCAAAAAAGAGTTTTGAGCAGGTGCATAAAAGAGTTTTCGGTTTTGTTATGGATAGAAAAATTGTGGTTGAAGCCGTAAGGCTTGTGGCATTGGTCAAAACCGAAAAACCCAAAAGAGACCAGATAGAGTTTTCTTCAGCACCTCCACAGCCTCTGGATAAAACCAAAATCTTCTTTAAAGGCGAATGGATCGAAGCTGATGTCTATGATTTGAGTCTGCTCAAAGCATCGCAGAAAATAGCGGGTTGTGCGGTTATACTGCAGGATACCTCCACAATATTTGTGGAACCTGGATGCGAAGCTGTTATCACAAAACACGGTGATATCGAAATAATGATAAGAGATCTGTCTCAAGAGAACAGAGGCAAAGGTTTTTTTGCGATACAGACGGCTCTTCTTTCAAAGAGGTTTGCATATGTTGCAGCCAAAATGGGAGATGTTCTTAAAAAAACGGCAGTTTCTACAAATATCAAAGAGAGGTTTGATTTTTCGTGTGCAATTTTTGATAAAGATGGAAATCTAGTCTCAAACGCCCCTCACATACCTGTACATCTGGGGTCCATGAGCAGTGTGGTCAAATCTTTGATACAGAAGTACTCCCGTTTTGAAAAAGGCGATCTGTTCATATCAAACGCTCCTTATGAGGGAGGCTCACACCTGCCGGACATTACCGTGTGTGCGCCTTTTATTGAGAACGGCAGAGTGCTTTTCTGGACGGCAGCCAGGGGACATCATGCAGATATAGGAGGAAGTGTGCCAGGCTCCATGCCGCCTTTTTCCAAGTCTCTTTTCGAAGAGGGGGCTGTGATAGAAAGTTTCAGGATCGTCCAAAAGGGTATTTTCAAAGAGGAGAGACTCATAGATATACTCAACCGTGCAGGAGCAAGAAAGATAGCAGACAACATATCCGACGTGAAGGCGCAGATATCGGCTGCCAGGGAGGGGATAGAAGGTGTTTTGGCAATAATGGAAGAGTTTGGCCAAAAAAGGGTTCTTGAGTATATGGAGGATATCCAGAAAATCAGTGAAGAGGCTTGCAGAAATTTTCTTAAAAACCGGCGAAAAAAGTTAAAAGCTTATGACTTTATGGATGATGGAAGCAGGATATTTCTAGAAATAGATATAGATGAAGAGGGCGGTGCGCTGTTTGACTTTTCAAAATCGGACATAGAAGTGTTTTCAAACCAGAACACGCCGCCATCAGTCGTAAGGTCTGCCGTGATGTATGCTTTGAGAGTTATGCTCAAAGAGGAGATACCGCTCAATGATGGCATCCTGCGTCCGATAAGGATCAATCTGAGGCAAAATTCCATACTGAACCCTTCAAAAGAGGCTGCGGTAGTCGGAGGCAACGTAACAACTTCCCAAAGGATTGTCGATGTTTTGCTAAGAGCCTTTGATGCTGCGGCTGCAAGTCAAGGGTGTATGAACAACATAACTTTTGGAGACAGCAGTTTCGGATATTATGAAACTGTAGCCGGAGGGGCTGGAGCTACGCCGCTAAGCAACGGAGCCGACGCAGTGCATACGCATATGACAAACACCAGGATTACAGATACGGAAGTGATAGAAAGAAGATACCCTGTTATCATACGCGAGTTTTCCGTAAGAGAAGGCAGCGGCGGCAAAGGACACCACAGTGGAGGAGACGGTGTGATAAGAGAGATGGAGTTTTTAAAAGAGCTCGATTTTTCGATACTCAGTGAAAGAAGAGTATTCCGGCCTTTCGGGCTCAAAGGCGGACAAAGCGGCAAAAGAGGCAAAAATATACTCATAAGAGATGGCAAAAGCTACAATCTCACTTCAAAAACGCTGATAAAAGTCAAAAAAGGAGACAGAGTTAGAATACTTACTCCCGGAGGGGGAGGGTATGGTAAAATTTTGTAA
- a CDS encoding glycosyltransferase, with protein sequence MDGRRFITALREDARKVIETLSEADIVIGIPAYFSQNTISHVIKTSAKGLEKYYPDAKALIFVADGGSTDDTREEAARVHINSFNIKKVVTIYRGLPGKGSAVRAIFEAASFLKAKSVALFDSDLRSITPEWIKNVIEPVMEGYDYVAPLYKRDRFDATITNTIAYDLTRALYGLRIRQPIGGDFGISQRMVKLYLDEDVWESEIAKFGVDVWMTTTAIVKGAKICESRLGAKIHDVKDPAADLSAMYRQVVGTIFKLCEQYEEYWKKVEGSKSVPVLGDEIGREPEPLKIDQESLIEYFRLGFNNFGVIWKKILEEKDYKVVQHLAKTKNCLDFLMPIETWIRIVYSYLIAFHETPRQEMKLLETMIPLYNARVASLVNELDEKPQEECEEYYEMQALKFEEMKEYLIKKWEKG encoded by the coding sequence ATGGATGGAAGAAGATTCATAACCGCATTAAGAGAAGATGCGAGAAAAGTCATAGAGACTCTCAGCGAGGCTGATATAGTTATAGGAATTCCGGCCTATTTCAGTCAAAATACCATATCGCATGTAATTAAAACTTCTGCAAAAGGGCTTGAAAAATACTATCCCGACGCTAAAGCGCTTATATTTGTAGCAGACGGAGGTTCTACTGATGATACAAGGGAAGAGGCAGCCAGAGTTCATATAAACAGTTTTAATATAAAAAAAGTTGTTACCATATATAGGGGCCTTCCCGGCAAAGGGTCTGCTGTTAGGGCGATATTTGAGGCAGCCTCTTTTTTAAAGGCCAAAAGTGTGGCACTTTTTGATTCTGACTTAAGGTCTATAACTCCTGAGTGGATTAAAAATGTGATAGAACCCGTTATGGAGGGATATGACTATGTTGCTCCTCTGTACAAAAGAGACAGGTTTGATGCGACAATAACAAACACTATCGCATATGATTTGACTAGGGCTTTATACGGTCTTAGAATCAGGCAGCCTATCGGGGGAGATTTTGGCATATCTCAAAGAATGGTAAAACTTTATCTAGATGAAGATGTGTGGGAGAGCGAGATAGCAAAGTTTGGTGTGGATGTTTGGATGACAACAACCGCTATTGTAAAAGGTGCAAAGATTTGTGAATCTAGGCTCGGAGCCAAGATTCACGATGTAAAAGATCCGGCAGCGGATCTTAGTGCTATGTACAGACAGGTAGTGGGTACGATTTTTAAACTTTGCGAACAGTATGAGGAGTATTGGAAAAAGGTGGAAGGCTCGAAGTCTGTACCCGTTTTGGGTGACGAGATCGGGAGAGAGCCGGAACCTCTTAAAATAGACCAAGAAAGCCTTATAGAGTACTTCAGACTGGGATTCAATAACTTTGGTGTGATTTGGAAGAAGATACTGGAAGAGAAAGACTATAAAGTTGTACAGCATCTTGCAAAAACAAAAAACTGTTTAGATTTTCTAATGCCTATAGAGACTTGGATAAGAATAGTCTACTCTTATCTTATAGCTTTTCACGAAACGCCAAGACAGGAGATGAAACTGCTTGAGACAATGATTCCTCTATATAACGCCAGAGTAGCGTCACTTGTAAACGAACTTGACGAAAAACCTCAGGAAGAGTGTGAAGAGTATTATGAAATGCAGGCTCTGAAGTTTGAAGAGATGAAAGAGTATCTGATAAAAAAATGGGAAAAAGGCTGA
- a CDS encoding EAL domain-containing protein, with amino-acid sequence MLSFIKPIVLFMKRLDYKKKFTIIAVAIILPFISPAFLSYQSLFKEISILQNEQTAIGYIKALKELIKTIQQHRGMMEGYLKGDVSFKKDIEILEKEIDKSFENLKRFDAKEGKVLKNLSTFIEAERIWKSVKLKNFKKNEMNSFDLHTKLLSNIIIIIKEVSNIFDISRDKNIENYYLSIAVFDKIPNLAEYLGRMRGYITGILANNKITKENERELIEMYALIYSALESVYQNLFHYIKANPKTSHEIKKRVLKSRKLIEEYLKRVNRLISDKNLENEKPKKFFSYATSIIDEVFMLYDTVLQKIETDLKKREKETIVMILFYTAGLFITIFIAFILFAGIYYSTIKSLEKIQRASLDISKGNFDVDTKVDTKDEMADVAKAFEKMAYEIKKQISFLEGYKKALDASSLVIKMDSKGFITYANDSFLEVSGCSKDYILGKEYSDLICPDMVKEISSKIWETIKSKKIWKGVIKNRKKNGEFFITITTIVPITNEKGDVKEYVVAAYDVTELVNSKEQIRKMLYFDTLTNLPNRTKLLEDLKRSRNAVLFIILNIDDFRMLNDFYGYEAGNLVLKNMANWIQEFIGQKFKVYRFPSDEFAIVSHEKIEKDEVLEFVKRLIGYIEEKTVLYEDNEIAVQVSAGVAIAKYGQYKDFDKLLLEADAALKNAKNLRKKIIVYDSGKSSEEEYKKNTEWIRKIKEAIKEDRVEPYFQPIVNTATKKIEKYEALVRIIDKDGKIVLPYEFLDIAKKSKLYTQITKIVIDKAFRVFENRDEEISINISTLDIESAEIAEAIKNSIDKYDISRRVVFEITESEEVKNYEELMKFARNVKKCSCKLAIDDFGSGYSNFAYILNMGVDYLKIDGSLIKNITSDEKSAALVKAVITFTKELGIKTIAEFVADEEIKRMMENIGVDYMQGFYIGKPVSKEAIT; translated from the coding sequence ATGCTTAGTTTTATAAAACCTATTGTTCTTTTTATGAAAAGGCTAGATTACAAAAAAAAATTTACAATAATAGCCGTAGCAATAATACTTCCTTTTATCTCTCCCGCATTTCTCTCCTATCAATCACTGTTTAAAGAGATTTCTATACTACAAAATGAACAGACGGCAATAGGATATATCAAAGCTTTAAAGGAGTTGATAAAAACTATTCAACAACATAGAGGAATGATGGAAGGATATCTTAAAGGTGATGTCTCTTTCAAAAAAGATATTGAGATTTTGGAAAAAGAGATTGATAAATCATTTGAAAATCTAAAGAGATTCGATGCCAAAGAAGGAAAGGTTTTAAAAAATCTCTCTACATTTATAGAAGCCGAAAGGATATGGAAAAGCGTAAAACTAAAAAACTTTAAAAAAAATGAAATGAACAGTTTTGATCTGCACACAAAACTTCTGTCCAATATTATTATTATCATAAAAGAGGTATCAAATATATTTGATATATCCAGAGATAAAAATATTGAAAACTATTATCTCTCTATAGCAGTATTTGATAAAATTCCAAATCTTGCCGAATATCTAGGCAGAATGAGAGGATATATAACGGGAATTCTTGCAAATAATAAGATTACAAAAGAGAATGAAAGAGAGCTTATCGAGATGTATGCTCTTATATATTCTGCTCTAGAGAGTGTGTATCAAAACCTTTTTCATTATATAAAAGCCAATCCTAAGACCTCCCATGAGATTAAAAAAAGAGTTTTGAAAAGCCGAAAGCTGATCGAAGAGTATCTAAAAAGAGTAAATCGGTTGATTTCGGATAAGAATTTAGAAAATGAAAAGCCCAAGAAATTCTTTAGTTATGCCACCTCTATTATAGATGAGGTATTTATGCTATATGATACGGTTCTTCAGAAGATTGAGACTGATCTTAAGAAGAGGGAAAAAGAGACGATTGTTATGATTTTATTCTATACTGCAGGGCTTTTTATAACTATTTTCATTGCATTTATTCTTTTTGCGGGTATCTACTACTCTACAATAAAATCTCTTGAAAAAATTCAAAGAGCCTCTTTAGATATATCGAAGGGAAATTTTGATGTGGATACAAAAGTAGATACAAAAGATGAGATGGCCGATGTTGCAAAAGCGTTTGAAAAGATGGCATATGAAATTAAAAAGCAGATAAGCTTTTTAGAAGGGTATAAAAAGGCTCTAGATGCAAGCTCTCTAGTCATAAAGATGGATAGCAAAGGATTTATTACATATGCAAATGACTCTTTTCTTGAAGTTTCGGGCTGTAGTAAAGATTATATTTTAGGCAAAGAGTACAGTGATTTAATATGTCCAGATATGGTTAAAGAGATCTCTTCAAAAATATGGGAAACGATAAAATCGAAAAAAATATGGAAAGGTGTAATTAAAAACAGAAAGAAAAACGGAGAATTTTTTATTACTATTACTACTATAGTTCCTATAACAAATGAAAAGGGAGATGTCAAAGAGTATGTTGTTGCGGCGTATGATGTAACAGAACTTGTCAACAGTAAAGAGCAGATAAGAAAAATGCTCTATTTTGATACTCTTACCAATCTTCCCAACCGTACAAAACTTCTTGAAGATCTCAAAAGAAGCAGAAATGCTGTTCTTTTTATAATACTCAATATAGATGACTTCAGAATGTTGAACGATTTTTACGGATACGAGGCTGGAAATCTTGTCCTGAAAAATATGGCTAACTGGATACAAGAGTTTATCGGGCAAAAATTCAAGGTTTATAGGTTTCCATCCGATGAGTTTGCTATCGTATCACATGAAAAAATTGAAAAAGATGAGGTTTTGGAGTTTGTAAAAAGGCTTATAGGATACATTGAAGAAAAAACTGTTCTTTACGAAGATAATGAGATAGCCGTACAGGTTAGTGCAGGTGTTGCTATCGCAAAATATGGACAATATAAGGACTTTGACAAGCTTTTGCTTGAAGCCGACGCTGCTCTTAAAAATGCAAAAAATCTCAGGAAAAAGATAATTGTTTATGATAGCGGTAAATCATCCGAAGAGGAGTATAAAAAAAATACAGAGTGGATCAGAAAAATAAAAGAGGCCATTAAAGAAGACAGGGTGGAGCCATATTTTCAGCCGATAGTTAATACTGCAACAAAAAAGATAGAAAAATACGAAGCACTGGTAAGAATTATAGACAAAGACGGAAAAATCGTGCTTCCTTACGAGTTTTTAGATATTGCTAAAAAATCGAAACTTTATACACAGATTACAAAAATCGTGATAGACAAGGCGTTCAGGGTTTTTGAAAATAGAGATGAAGAGATATCAATAAACATCTCCACTTTGGATATCGAAAGTGCAGAAATTGCCGAAGCAATTAAAAACAGTATAGATAAATATGATATATCAAGAAGAGTGGTTTTTGAAATAACAGAATCCGAAGAGGTAAAGAACTATGAAGAGTTAATGAAGTTTGCCAGAAATGTTAAGAAATGCTCATGCAAACTGGCTATAGACGACTTTGGAAGCGGTTATTCAAATTTTGCATATATTCTCAATATGGGAGTCGATTATCTAAAAATCGACGGCTCTCTTATAAAGAATATAACTTCTGATGAAAAGTCTGCTGCTCTTGTAAAAGCAGTTATTACATTTACTAAAGAGTTGGGTATAAAAACGATCGCTGAGTTTGTAGCAGATGAAGAGATCAAAAGGATGATGGAAAATATAGGAGTCGATTATATGCAGGGTTTTTATATAGGCAAACCAGTTTCCAAAGAGGCTATAACGTAA